In Zhaonella formicivorans, one DNA window encodes the following:
- a CDS encoding precorrin-2 dehydrogenase/sirohydrochlorin ferrochelatase family protein, with product MHKPYYPISLNLCNKKCLVVGGGKVAERKVMALLECGGQVVVVSPQLTEKLRDLAGEGLIRHVAREYSNFDLEDAFLVVSATAREDVNKKIAEECFERNILVNVVDDPAKCNFIVPATVRRGDLTISISTGGKSPALAKKIRKELELQYGDEYAQFLEIMGEIRKRVIESISEQEKRQEIFNRLVEEDFLELLKAGQEQLVKERIAQCISL from the coding sequence ATGCACAAGCCGTATTATCCGATTTCTCTCAATTTATGTAACAAAAAGTGTTTAGTCGTGGGCGGGGGGAAAGTAGCAGAGCGAAAAGTAATGGCTCTGCTGGAGTGCGGGGGACAGGTAGTAGTAGTTAGTCCCCAGCTAACAGAAAAACTGCGGGATCTGGCCGGAGAAGGTTTAATTCGCCATGTGGCGCGTGAGTACTCCAATTTTGATTTAGAGGATGCATTTTTGGTAGTAAGCGCCACTGCACGTGAAGACGTGAACAAGAAAATTGCTGAAGAATGTTTTGAACGCAATATTTTAGTAAATGTAGTAGATGATCCTGCTAAATGTAATTTTATTGTACCGGCAACAGTACGCAGGGGAGATCTGACTATTAGTATTTCAACCGGGGGCAAAAGTCCTGCTTTAGCAAAGAAAATCAGAAAAGAATTAGAGTTGCAGTACGGTGATGAATATGCTCAATTTCTTGAAATTATGGGAGAAATCAGAAAAAGAGTAATTGAAAGTATTTCCGAACAAGAAAAACGGCAAGAAATTTTCAACAGGCTGGTAGAAGAAGATTTTCTGGAATTGCTTAAAGCAGGTCAAGAACAACTGGTCAAGGAGCGAATTGCACAATGTATATCGTTGTAG
- a CDS encoding flavin prenyltransferase UbiX, with protein MMSKYIIGLTGASGAIYGVRLIKALLERGHQTLITITDAGRRVLREEVGWNLAGAAWEIEASLKNYFGIDETSELIRYFDNNDVGALIASGSVKTDGMIIVPCTMSAVSAIARGASTDLLERAADVILKEKRTLVVVPRETPLSQVHLHNLLMLAQMGVHVMPAMPAFYYKPQSLDDIIDFMVGRVLDFLGVEHSLYKRWQG; from the coding sequence ATGATGAGCAAATATATTATAGGCCTCACCGGCGCCAGCGGTGCAATTTACGGAGTCAGGTTAATCAAAGCTTTGCTGGAAAGAGGGCACCAAACCTTAATTACCATCACCGATGCTGGCAGAAGGGTTTTACGGGAAGAAGTCGGCTGGAATTTGGCGGGAGCGGCCTGGGAAATTGAAGCAAGCCTGAAAAATTACTTTGGAATCGATGAAACAAGTGAACTCATTCGTTACTTTGATAATAATGATGTGGGTGCGTTAATCGCCAGTGGGTCTGTGAAAACCGACGGCATGATTATTGTCCCATGCACGATGTCGGCGGTATCGGCTATTGCCAGAGGAGCCTCCACTGATTTGCTGGAAAGGGCTGCAGATGTGATTTTGAAGGAAAAAAGGACGTTGGTTGTTGTACCCAGAGAAACCCCTTTAAGCCAAGTTCATCTACATAATCTTTTAATGCTGGCGCAAATGGGGGTTCATGTTATGCCGGCAATGCCGGCTTTTTATTATAAACCCCAGAGCTTAGATGATATCATTGATTTCATGGTGGGCAGAGTGCTGGACTTTCTCGGTGTGGAACACTCTTTGTACAAAAGATGGCAAGGATGA
- the galU gene encoding UTP--glucose-1-phosphate uridylyltransferase GalU, with translation MKVRKAIIPAAGLGTRFLPATKAQPKEMLPIVDKPAIQYIVEEAVASGIEDILIVTGRNKRAIEDHFDRSIELEMLLHEKKDYSLLEQVVAISEMADIHYIRQKETKGLGHAIYCARKFIGNEPFAVLLGDDIISSPVPCLKQMLEIHGELGGTVLGIKEVPPEEVKKYGVLQADFVREGLYRVTDLVEKPHPDKAPSRLAVMGRYIIQPEIFDILEVTPPGTGGEIQLTDALKELCKTQPMHGYEFFGQRYDIGDKLGFLMATVEFALARADLSSSFKNYLAGLKLQSQLTSFAETAATMEKND, from the coding sequence GTGAAAGTTAGAAAAGCCATAATACCGGCGGCTGGCCTGGGAACTAGATTTTTGCCTGCTACCAAGGCCCAGCCCAAAGAAATGCTGCCCATAGTTGATAAACCGGCAATTCAATATATCGTTGAGGAGGCTGTTGCTTCAGGAATTGAAGATATTTTGATTGTTACAGGCCGGAACAAGAGAGCTATTGAGGACCATTTTGACCGTTCCATAGAGCTGGAAATGCTACTTCACGAAAAAAAGGACTACAGCCTTTTGGAACAGGTTGTAGCAATTTCGGAAATGGCTGATATTCATTATATCAGACAAAAAGAAACCAAAGGCCTTGGTCATGCTATTTATTGTGCCCGTAAATTTATCGGCAACGAACCTTTCGCGGTATTGCTAGGTGATGATATTATTTCCAGCCCTGTACCATGTTTAAAACAAATGCTTGAAATCCATGGTGAATTAGGAGGCACAGTTCTGGGGATTAAAGAGGTTCCGCCGGAGGAAGTGAAGAAATATGGCGTATTGCAGGCAGATTTTGTTAGAGAAGGGCTCTACCGGGTTACGGATCTGGTAGAAAAGCCTCATCCGGACAAGGCGCCATCCAGACTTGCGGTTATGGGTAGATATATCATTCAACCGGAAATATTCGATATTCTGGAAGTGACACCTCCTGGCACCGGAGGTGAGATCCAATTAACAGATGCTTTGAAGGAGCTGTGTAAAACCCAGCCAATGCATGGCTATGAATTTTTCGGCCAAAGATATGATATTGGTGACAAATTAGGCTTTTTAATGGCCACTGTTGAATTTGCCTTGGCCAGAGCAGATTTGTCTTCCAGTTTTAAAAACTACTTGGCTGGACTAAAATTACAAAGCCAGCTGACATCTTTTGCTGAAACTGCTGCGACAATGGAAAAAAACGACTGA
- a CDS encoding O-antigen ligase family protein: MKRKVKEAALDNSSIWWQIAFWGLALILFYPPYFRGLFFKNEQQTTLILLSLVFFTAWLWKLSRREVSFLSRPIDYCAFGLVLAYLLAVLGAANLRLAIAETVKVSLYFLAYWLCSNLAYTEHRVKQLLQVIYFSGLGVAWAGILTALGVIHINDGFLGGRIYSTLQYPNTLAIYLLALSFLGFYFWQVSTGIWKVMYSFGNYSLILVFLSTNSRGAFLVFPLVVLLFFLTNPKEKRFAFLTHFTITLIAVLIGSLKFIPLILAGNTGLASLWLILGMFIALGAQVVLNYLSSKNITLKYNLKTLRIVAIITLSLFIAFLLVLIFTQNDLAAKFLPEQLLHRLKSISLSDRNSQERLYWAKEAWNNIIKVRPILGLGGGAWESTYKSFQGYGYSSTQVHNDWIQLWTEVGTIGFALWVGLWLFFLLSSWKNYSREQGEQKLLQAAMTVAALAIGGHAMIDFDLSLSAVTIVLWSLFGLTRALTRSAESDYKILEPKTFVNLKFFYLSGVSLAVLLAIILSSSLLIGNSFARQAVAAVQENNPDQALDRFAKAAVFDPFQASFDIDMARIYLSKGEKNKAIALGERAVKKDRFNWQIYANLTEIYWQNGEIRKAVEAMETARDKARWAEAVYENLAKVYALGGISYLQQGKQAEAEKLFIKAKQLPANIEEQVAALTPKEKWLWETLGKPILSVAPQVKLNAGIACYFLKDWDKATLLLQDAAQREENQAEAYLWMALIQDKKGDADGATKLLQQAQDRNPEMVRNFKMLRQLPLIQ; encoded by the coding sequence ATGAAAAGGAAAGTGAAAGAGGCTGCGCTGGATAACAGCAGTATTTGGTGGCAGATAGCTTTTTGGGGACTGGCGCTTATCCTGTTTTATCCGCCCTACTTTAGAGGGTTGTTTTTTAAAAACGAACAGCAAACTACTTTGATTTTGCTCAGTCTGGTTTTCTTTACAGCCTGGCTGTGGAAGCTAAGCCGCAGAGAAGTTTCATTTTTAAGCAGGCCAATCGACTATTGTGCTTTCGGTCTCGTTTTAGCTTATCTACTTGCTGTTTTGGGAGCTGCAAACCTGCGCCTGGCTATAGCTGAAACCGTAAAGGTAAGCCTGTATTTCTTGGCGTATTGGCTCTGTTCTAATTTGGCTTATACGGAACACCGGGTAAAACAGCTGCTGCAAGTTATTTACTTCAGCGGTTTAGGTGTAGCCTGGGCAGGTATTCTTACTGCTTTAGGTGTTATACATATTAATGACGGATTTTTAGGTGGGCGGATTTACTCAACATTACAATATCCCAATACCCTGGCTATTTATTTGCTGGCTCTGTCTTTTTTGGGGTTTTATTTTTGGCAAGTAAGCACGGGTATTTGGAAAGTAATGTACAGTTTTGGCAATTATTCCTTGATATTAGTTTTTTTAAGCACAAATTCTAGAGGCGCGTTTTTAGTATTTCCGCTAGTTGTTCTGCTGTTTTTTCTCACAAATCCCAAAGAAAAGCGTTTTGCATTTCTAACTCATTTTACTATTACCCTGATTGCTGTGTTGATCGGGAGTTTAAAATTTATTCCTTTAATCTTGGCGGGAAATACAGGATTGGCAAGTCTCTGGCTAATACTAGGCATGTTTATCGCCCTGGGGGCGCAGGTAGTTTTAAATTACTTATCAAGCAAAAACATCACGCTTAAATATAATTTAAAAACACTGAGGATTGTTGCGATAATAACTCTTTCGCTGTTCATTGCTTTTCTTTTAGTTCTTATTTTTACACAAAATGATCTGGCAGCCAAATTTTTGCCGGAACAGCTTCTTCATAGGCTTAAAAGTATCAGTTTAAGTGACCGCAATAGTCAGGAAAGGTTGTATTGGGCTAAAGAAGCTTGGAATAACATTATCAAAGTCAGGCCTATCCTTGGTCTGGGCGGAGGAGCATGGGAATCCACCTATAAAAGTTTTCAGGGTTACGGTTATTCCTCAACCCAAGTGCATAACGACTGGATTCAACTGTGGACTGAGGTTGGCACCATCGGCTTTGCTCTCTGGGTAGGGCTATGGTTATTCTTCTTGCTATCAAGTTGGAAAAATTACTCAAGAGAGCAAGGTGAACAAAAGTTGTTGCAAGCTGCAATGACCGTAGCAGCCCTGGCTATTGGCGGGCATGCAATGATCGATTTTGATTTATCCCTTTCTGCAGTTACTATTGTGCTATGGTCCTTGTTCGGCTTAACTAGGGCGTTAACGAGAAGTGCAGAGTCGGATTATAAAATCCTGGAACCAAAAACTTTTGTTAATCTCAAGTTTTTTTACCTGTCAGGTGTTTCCTTGGCGGTTTTGCTAGCAATAATATTGAGTAGTTCTTTGCTAATCGGCAATTCTTTTGCACGCCAAGCTGTGGCAGCAGTGCAGGAAAATAATCCTGATCAAGCATTAGATCGCTTTGCTAAAGCAGCTGTCTTTGATCCTTTCCAAGCCTCCTTTGATATAGATATGGCACGAATCTATCTTTCCAAAGGGGAGAAGAACAAAGCAATTGCCTTAGGGGAAAGGGCTGTGAAAAAAGATCGTTTTAATTGGCAAATTTATGCTAATTTAACGGAAATTTATTGGCAAAACGGAGAGATTCGCAAGGCTGTGGAGGCCATGGAAACTGCCAGGGACAAAGCCCGCTGGGCGGAAGCAGTATACGAAAATTTAGCCAAGGTGTATGCCCTGGGTGGAATAAGTTATCTGCAGCAAGGTAAGCAAGCTGAGGCAGAAAAGCTATTTATCAAGGCCAAACAACTACCGGCAAATATAGAAGAGCAAGTAGCAGCTTTAACACCCAAGGAAAAGTGGCTTTGGGAAACGCTGGGGAAACCAATTTTGTCCGTTGCACCGCAGGTAAAACTAAACGCTGGTATAGCTTGCTACTTCCTCAAGGATTGGGACAAGGCCACATTGTTATTACAAGATGCCGCCCAGAGGGAAGAAAACCAGGCGGAAGCCTACCTGTGGATGGCTTTGATTCAAGACAAAAAAGGGGATGCAGACGGAGCCACCAAACTGTTGCAGCAAGCTCAAGACAGAAATCCGGAAATGGTCCGTAATTTTAAGATGCTGAGACAACTGCCTCTAATACAGTAA
- a CDS encoding demethylmenaquinone methyltransferase, which produces MMKIPEQYASKEEYVNAIFSTIAHKYDAMNTLMTLSLDQKWRKFTVSQAELQPGDRCLDVCCGTGKLALELAKKITPGGKVVGVDFCSEMLEVAQRNIAKTEFKDCIELLQGNAVNLPFVDNIFACATIGFALRNVPDIKKTLQEMMRVVKPGGKVISLELAKPSLPVFKQLYYLYFDYLVPLLGRLNIGQGGPYSYLPQSLKIFPHQSEIKKMFCSVGLENVKYYELTGGIVAVHVGTKP; this is translated from the coding sequence ATGATGAAAATACCGGAACAATATGCTTCAAAAGAAGAATATGTTAATGCTATCTTTTCCACTATTGCTCATAAGTATGATGCAATGAATACTTTAATGACTTTAAGCTTAGACCAAAAATGGAGGAAGTTCACTGTCTCCCAAGCTGAGCTACAGCCAGGGGATCGATGTCTGGACGTATGCTGCGGTACAGGTAAATTAGCTCTAGAATTGGCAAAAAAAATAACACCGGGTGGGAAGGTAGTTGGAGTGGATTTTTGCAGCGAGATGCTGGAAGTGGCACAGCGGAATATTGCTAAAACTGAATTCAAAGATTGTATAGAACTGCTGCAAGGGAACGCTGTGAACTTGCCTTTTGTTGACAACATTTTTGCCTGCGCAACTATAGGTTTTGCGCTTAGAAATGTGCCCGATATCAAGAAGACACTGCAGGAAATGATGCGGGTAGTCAAGCCAGGTGGCAAAGTTATTTCTTTAGAACTAGCAAAACCAAGTTTACCGGTTTTTAAACAGTTGTATTACCTATATTTCGACTATCTTGTACCACTTTTAGGCAGGTTAAATATTGGGCAAGGAGGACCTTACAGTTATCTTCCCCAATCCCTGAAAATTTTCCCCCATCAGTCAGAGATTAAAAAAATGTTTTGCTCTGTTGGCCTGGAGAATGTCAAATACTATGAGTTAACTGGAGGTATTGTGGCAGTACATGTAGGCACTAAACCTTGA
- a CDS encoding aspartate kinase, translating into MGIVVQKFGGSSVANPECMARVAKRVIECRKAGNQVVAVVSAPGDTTDELISLSKKITNQPSCREMDMLLATGEQMSIALLAMAIHNLGYDAISLTGPQAEIITNDVHSKAKIICINAERIKSELDSGKIVIVAGFQGKTANGEITTLGRGGSDTTAVALAAALKADMCEIFTDVDGVYTADPRIVPQAKKLATISYDEMLELASLGAVVLQPRSVEFAKLHNVKLHVRSSFNHNEGTIVQEVSAMEKEMVVSGVAHDLNVAKMTLFDVPDVPGIAQKLFSALAKENINVDMIIQSNSRNEYNDISFTIEKEDTSKALAIVEKVKTEIGAKGVTFDDQVAKVSIVGAGMKSNSGVAAKMFEALAEENINIQLIATSEIKISCIIDRENAQKAVQAIHSKFGLDNELSQLKIS; encoded by the coding sequence ATGGGTATTGTTGTACAGAAGTTTGGGGGTAGTTCCGTTGCAAACCCTGAGTGCATGGCAAGAGTTGCCAAAAGGGTTATCGAATGCAGGAAAGCAGGTAATCAGGTAGTGGCAGTAGTATCGGCTCCGGGCGATACTACAGATGAATTAATTAGTCTTTCCAAAAAGATAACCAATCAACCTTCGTGCAGGGAAATGGATATGCTGTTAGCTACGGGCGAGCAGATGTCCATCGCCTTGCTTGCTATGGCTATTCACAATCTGGGGTATGATGCAATTTCTTTAACAGGGCCCCAAGCAGAAATTATAACCAATGATGTTCATAGTAAGGCAAAGATAATATGTATTAATGCTGAACGGATCAAAAGCGAGTTAGACAGTGGTAAAATTGTAATTGTTGCCGGATTCCAAGGAAAAACGGCTAACGGAGAAATAACTACCCTTGGACGCGGAGGTTCGGATACAACCGCTGTTGCTCTTGCGGCGGCTTTAAAAGCCGATATGTGTGAAATTTTTACAGATGTTGACGGTGTTTATACCGCCGATCCGAGAATTGTTCCTCAGGCTAAAAAATTAGCAACAATTTCTTATGATGAAATGCTGGAATTGGCAAGTTTAGGTGCTGTTGTTTTGCAGCCTAGATCGGTGGAGTTCGCAAAGCTCCATAACGTTAAATTACACGTGCGTTCAAGTTTTAACCACAACGAAGGGACAATCGTGCAGGAGGTAAGCGCAATGGAAAAAGAAATGGTAGTAAGCGGTGTAGCCCATGATTTAAATGTTGCTAAAATGACACTCTTTGATGTGCCTGATGTTCCAGGTATTGCCCAAAAGCTTTTTTCCGCTTTGGCTAAAGAAAATATCAACGTTGATATGATTATTCAAAGTAATTCCCGTAATGAATATAACGATATTTCTTTTACAATTGAGAAAGAGGATACCTCCAAAGCATTGGCCATTGTAGAAAAAGTAAAAACAGAAATAGGCGCTAAAGGTGTAACTTTTGATGATCAAGTTGCTAAGGTGAGTATTGTTGGTGCAGGCATGAAATCTAATTCTGGGGTAGCGGCAAAAATGTTTGAAGCATTAGCTGAGGAAAATATTAATATTCAATTAATAGCTACTTCAGAAATAAAAATATCCTGCATTATTGACAGGGAGAATGCACAAAAGGCGGTGCAGGCAATTCACAGCAAGTTTGGGTTGGATAATGAGCTGTCGCAGCTTAAAATAAGTTGA
- a CDS encoding glycosyltransferase family 4 protein, with amino-acid sequence MSQQIRVLHVMRPAEGGLKKHLLELCRGLDNRRYQVFIAAPEGKQLAEELNASAVTVLPCALAGTLNPWKDLKALWQLICYIKKKRIQIVHTHGFKAGLLGRVAARLANVPVIITTSHNFIYDRRLNPQLQKVVVAVQKYLASWTDHIIAVSNALAQQIASMEGVPAEKITTIYNGICHNQTIPVADFHKKFIMAECRNIAVIARLIREKGVHMFIRMAAEVVKQFPEARFYIVGDGPERTNLEKLVANLKLTNVVIFLGFNKEAAALMPFFEIIVVPSLSEGLSIVALEAMFAKKAVVASNVGGLPEVVEHNKTGLLFEVGNVAEGAAQIIKLLQDQDLSRRLAEEAYKKACHSFTSEQMCRNTAALYERYIKTKILKSIQ; translated from the coding sequence ATGTCTCAGCAGATTAGGGTATTGCATGTCATGCGCCCGGCCGAGGGCGGTCTGAAAAAGCATTTGCTGGAATTATGCCGGGGTCTGGACAACAGGCGCTATCAAGTATTTATCGCCGCTCCTGAAGGAAAACAGCTGGCTGAAGAACTGAATGCTAGTGCTGTCACAGTTTTACCTTGTGCCTTGGCCGGAACACTCAATCCTTGGAAGGATCTAAAAGCCTTGTGGCAATTAATTTGCTATATCAAGAAAAAACGGATTCAGATAGTGCATACCCATGGTTTTAAAGCAGGCCTCTTAGGTAGGGTAGCTGCGCGTTTAGCAAATGTCCCGGTTATCATAACTACTAGCCATAATTTTATCTACGACCGCAGGCTAAATCCACAGCTGCAAAAAGTGGTAGTAGCAGTCCAGAAGTATCTGGCTTCCTGGACTGACCATATTATTGCGGTTTCAAACGCCTTAGCCCAACAAATTGCCTCTATGGAAGGAGTTCCGGCGGAGAAAATTACAACGATTTACAACGGTATATGCCATAACCAAACTATCCCTGTAGCAGATTTTCATAAAAAGTTTATAATGGCAGAATGCCGGAACATTGCTGTTATTGCCAGATTAATCAGGGAAAAAGGGGTTCATATGTTTATCCGAATGGCAGCGGAAGTGGTTAAGCAATTTCCGGAAGCACGCTTTTATATAGTTGGCGATGGGCCAGAACGAACTAACCTGGAAAAGCTGGTTGCTAACTTAAAACTTACCAATGTGGTTATTTTTCTAGGTTTCAATAAAGAAGCCGCTGCATTAATGCCATTTTTTGAAATTATAGTGGTGCCATCGCTCAGTGAGGGTTTATCCATTGTAGCATTAGAAGCCATGTTTGCCAAAAAAGCTGTCGTTGCTTCCAATGTTGGCGGTTTACCGGAAGTGGTTGAGCATAATAAAACCGGACTGCTTTTTGAAGTAGGCAACGTAGCTGAAGGAGCAGCACAAATTATTAAATTGTTACAGGACCAGGACTTGTCCAGAAGACTGGCGGAAGAAGCATATAAAAAAGCGTGTCATAGTTTTACTTCTGAACAAATGTGCCGTAATACTGCAGCCCTTTATGAGCGTTATATTAAGACAAAAATATTGAAAAGCATCCAGTGA
- the speD gene encoding adenosylmethionine decarboxylase, with protein sequence MSALGRHVLAEIYGCDFDILNDIKKVEEIMVNAALEAGAEVREFVFHKFSPQGVSGVVVISESHLAIHTWPELGYAAVDVFTCGERVNPWDACKYLTEKFNAKQVEATEVERGTINPPHQQVVNL encoded by the coding sequence TTGAGCGCTTTAGGCCGTCATGTTTTAGCTGAAATTTATGGATGTGACTTTGACATTCTCAACGATATTAAAAAGGTTGAGGAAATTATGGTTAATGCTGCATTGGAAGCAGGTGCAGAGGTACGGGAGTTTGTCTTCCATAAATTCAGCCCCCAAGGGGTTAGCGGCGTGGTGGTCATCTCGGAATCCCATTTGGCTATCCATACTTGGCCTGAACTAGGATATGCGGCAGTTGATGTATTTACTTGTGGTGAACGGGTGAATCCCTGGGATGCCTGCAAATATTTAACCGAAAAATTTAATGCAAAACAAGTCGAAGCAACAGAAGTGGAACGTGGAACAATAAATCCTCCTCACCAGCAAGTGGTAAATCTTTAG
- a CDS encoding polyprenyl synthetase family protein: MFGVGILDDIQNDLLLVEKELNRHVQAPHEVLTQTSKHLLKAGGKRLRPAFALLAGKFADYSLQNLLPLAVALEMIHMASLVHDDVVDRALTRRGIPTVKAKWGNTLSLQTGDYLLAKSLTLIAGYTETRIAKILAKASTEMCQGEIQQIASTFDIRQNIRDYFYRIKRKTAMLISASCQLGAVASGAPAVVERALQKYGHYLGMAFQITDDILDVIADEKELGKPVGSDLKQGILTLPTIFALKVSSRKERLEKLLLSRFAEKNSINEALEIIKNCEAVDMSFQIATKYLGKAKKQLSYLPDTPYKATLNLLADFVGTRRF; this comes from the coding sequence ATGTTTGGCGTGGGTATCTTGGATGATATTCAAAATGATCTACTGCTGGTGGAAAAGGAATTAAACAGGCACGTGCAAGCGCCGCATGAAGTTTTAACCCAAACCTCTAAGCATTTACTTAAAGCAGGGGGTAAACGTTTACGCCCTGCCTTTGCATTGTTAGCAGGCAAATTTGCTGACTATTCTTTGCAAAACCTGCTGCCTTTGGCTGTTGCCCTGGAAATGATTCATATGGCTTCTCTGGTGCACGACGATGTGGTTGACCGTGCTTTGACAAGAAGAGGAATACCTACTGTAAAAGCTAAATGGGGTAACACCCTGTCACTGCAAACAGGTGATTACTTACTCGCCAAATCACTGACTTTAATTGCAGGTTATACAGAAACCAGGATCGCTAAAATTTTAGCTAAGGCTAGTACGGAAATGTGCCAGGGGGAAATTCAACAAATTGCAAGCACTTTTGATATACGGCAGAATATAAGGGATTATTTTTATCGCATCAAAAGAAAAACAGCCATGTTAATTTCGGCCAGCTGCCAGTTGGGGGCAGTTGCCAGCGGAGCTCCGGCAGTTGTGGAAAGGGCCTTGCAAAAGTACGGCCATTACCTGGGCATGGCTTTCCAAATTACTGATGACATTTTGGACGTAATCGCAGACGAAAAAGAGCTTGGTAAGCCTGTAGGCAGCGATTTAAAACAAGGCATATTAACGTTACCGACGATATTTGCACTTAAGGTCAGTTCCCGCAAAGAGCGGCTGGAGAAATTGCTATTAAGCCGCTTTGCTGAAAAGAACAGCATCAATGAAGCCCTGGAAATTATCAAAAACTGTGAGGCAGTTGACATGTCATTTCAAATTGCGACCAAATACCTCGGCAAAGCAAAAAAGCAGCTTAGCTATTTGCCTGATACTCCTTATAAGGCTACACTGAATTTATTGGCGGATTTTGTTGGCACTAGGAGGTTTTAA
- a CDS encoding metal-dependent hydrolase: MRLFYHGHACFQIECGQGNIIIDPWLSGNPLAKIKPEEVNVKAILVTHGHDDHLGDAIAIAKKCDAVIVAPTELAYYCQSFGAQTHAMHIGGSYSFPFGNVKLTAAWHGSAVMKDGKIIYTGTPCGFLVKVEGKTLYHAGDTALFGDMKLIGALQKIDVAMLPIGDNYTMGVEDAVEAVKMLSPEQVIPMHYNTFPAIRQNVDKFKIKVGSLSKVILLQPGDSITL, translated from the coding sequence GTGAGGCTCTTCTATCACGGCCATGCTTGCTTTCAAATTGAGTGCGGCCAGGGGAACATTATAATTGATCCATGGCTGAGCGGCAATCCCCTGGCTAAGATTAAACCTGAGGAAGTAAATGTAAAAGCAATTTTAGTAACCCATGGGCACGATGACCATCTTGGTGATGCTATTGCCATTGCCAAAAAATGCGATGCCGTTATCGTAGCCCCTACGGAGCTGGCTTATTATTGCCAGTCCTTCGGCGCACAAACTCACGCTATGCATATTGGAGGATCTTACAGCTTCCCCTTTGGGAATGTTAAATTGACAGCGGCTTGGCATGGTTCGGCTGTGATGAAAGACGGTAAAATTATCTATACGGGTACACCTTGCGGTTTCCTGGTTAAGGTGGAAGGAAAAACCTTATACCATGCTGGCGATACAGCCCTGTTCGGGGACATGAAGCTCATTGGTGCTCTTCAGAAAATAGATGTGGCAATGTTGCCCATAGGTGATAATTATACTATGGGAGTAGAGGATGCGGTCGAGGCCGTAAAAATGTTATCTCCCGAACAGGTTATACCTATGCATTACAATACTTTCCCGGCAATCCGGCAAAATGTTGACAAATTTAAAATTAAAGTTGGAAGTTTAAGTAAAGTAATCTTGCTACAACCGGGGGACTCAATCACTTTGTAA